In one Corynebacterium bovis DSM 20582 = CIP 54.80 genomic region, the following are encoded:
- a CDS encoding trimeric intracellular cation channel family protein: MLLSVLYVIGITAEAVTGALAAGRQRMDLFGVSVVACVTAIGGGTVRDILLDHYPLTWVRTPVYLLVIIAAAIITVFTSFLGRYFRPVFLVLDAVGLSVFAVLGTQIALDLGHGAVIAAVSAVVTGVFGGVMRDLLCDRVPLVFSEELYASIALIAAVLYMALEHVGMPELAVVLVTLGIAASVRLVAIAFRWGLPVFEYQEREVHRAPENRLSRALDRMRGSDARLRLRDRPRSGGPHARRTRRGRGWWGGLTRHRPWFRRGGGRD, from the coding sequence GTGCTTCTCAGCGTGCTCTACGTCATCGGGATCACCGCCGAGGCCGTCACCGGCGCCCTCGCGGCGGGTCGGCAACGCATGGACCTCTTCGGGGTCTCGGTCGTCGCGTGCGTCACCGCCATCGGCGGCGGCACCGTCCGGGACATCCTCCTCGACCACTACCCGCTGACGTGGGTGAGGACCCCGGTGTACCTGCTGGTCATCATCGCGGCGGCGATCATCACCGTGTTCACCTCGTTCCTCGGCCGTTACTTCCGCCCGGTGTTCCTCGTCCTCGACGCCGTCGGGCTGTCGGTCTTCGCCGTCCTCGGCACCCAGATCGCCCTCGACCTCGGCCACGGCGCGGTCATCGCCGCGGTCTCGGCCGTCGTCACCGGCGTCTTCGGCGGTGTCATGCGCGACCTGCTGTGCGACCGGGTGCCGCTCGTCTTCAGCGAGGAGCTCTACGCGAGCATCGCCCTCATCGCCGCCGTGCTGTACATGGCGCTCGAACACGTCGGGATGCCGGAGCTCGCCGTCGTGCTCGTCACGCTGGGGATCGCGGCGAGCGTGCGCCTCGTCGCCATCGCCTTCCGCTGGGGGCTGCCGGTGTTCGAGTACCAGGAGCGGGAGGTCCACCGTGCCCCCGAGAACAGGCTGTCCCGGGCGCTCGACAGGATGAGGGGGTCCGACGCCCGCCTCCGCCTGCGGGACCGTCCCCGCTCCGGGGGACCGCACGCCCGACGGACGCGGCGGGGGCGCGGGTGGTGGGGCGGCCTCACCCGGCACCGCCCGTGGTTCCGCCGGGGCGGCGGCCGCGACTGA
- a CDS encoding fructosamine kinase family protein has translation MDGHTDGTYTKQNPGRPGDWEVAGLRWLAEATDRGGAVVVGVRGREGDETRLDRVAPAPHTGGGTARGHAEQFGRALVHTHAAGAPAFGAPPDGWSGAGYQGPNDALRELPLAPHDRWGTYWSEVMLRPLVADLWPDFGAADRRAVGSLLDRLGSGEYDDDRPPARIHGDLWAGNVLWGPDGAVLIDPAAHGGHPEADLAALALFGAPHLGTILGAYAEEAGLDAGWRRRTPLHQLHLLLLHAVLFGGGYVDRTLDAVRQALAL, from the coding sequence GTGGACGGGCACACCGACGGCACGTACACGAAGCAAAACCCGGGCCGGCCGGGCGACTGGGAGGTCGCGGGTCTGCGGTGGCTCGCGGAGGCGACGGACCGGGGAGGGGCCGTCGTCGTCGGCGTCCGGGGCCGGGAGGGGGACGAGACCCGCCTCGACCGGGTCGCCCCCGCCCCGCACACCGGCGGCGGGACCGCGCGCGGGCACGCGGAGCAGTTCGGCCGGGCGCTCGTGCACACGCACGCCGCCGGCGCCCCGGCCTTCGGCGCACCGCCGGACGGCTGGTCCGGTGCCGGCTACCAGGGGCCGAACGACGCGCTGCGGGAGCTGCCCCTCGCCCCCCACGACCGGTGGGGCACCTACTGGTCCGAGGTCATGCTCCGGCCGCTGGTCGCGGACCTGTGGCCGGACTTCGGGGCCGCGGACCGGCGGGCCGTCGGGTCGCTGCTCGACCGCCTCGGGTCGGGGGAGTACGACGACGACCGCCCGCCCGCCCGGATCCACGGCGACCTGTGGGCGGGCAACGTCCTGTGGGGCCCCGACGGGGCGGTGCTCATCGACCCGGCCGCCCACGGCGGTCACCCCGAGGCCGACCTCGCCGCGCTCGCCCTCTTCGGCGCGCCGCACCTCGGGACGATCCTCGGGGCGTACGCGGAGGAGGCCGGGCTCGACGCCGGCTGGCGGCGGCGGACCCCGCTGCACCAGCTCCACCTGCTGCTGCTCCACGCGGTGCTGTTCGGCGGCGGGTACGTCGACCGGACGCTCGACGCGGTCCGGCAGGCCCTCGCCCTCTGA
- a CDS encoding MFS transporter: protein MAVAVWSTAVVAYILAITGRTSFGVAGVEALDHFGIDASRLAVFTSVQVGVYALAQIPTGLAIDRFGPRRVLVAGALAMAVGQAVLALVGNYPLAVLARVIIGVADATAFLSVMRLLPAWIPPRQAPLFTQFTGSLGYVGQFISAVPFMMMLGVTGWTPAFLSVAGAAVLVAGLVWLIVRDGPGPVPGAAARYRRVVRPSPGESLRSLGVTLRRVVREPACWTGFFIHGSLMGQLSFTLVWGVPLMTLGMGLSPGQASAVLVVNTVVSVAAGPLHGMVSLRAGRRRPVVALVCTLASAVAWVVFLAPGTPRGLAAVVVLAVVVAGLAPVANTAFDVVRENVDREVTATGTGLANMGGFSAAMVAFQGVGLVLDRAAGGDTYTWGDFRVGFLAMGVVWAGGFIGLLALTVVMRRRGRRARAALTPVR from the coding sequence GTGGCGGTCGCGGTGTGGTCCACGGCGGTCGTCGCGTACATCCTCGCCATCACCGGCCGCACGTCGTTCGGGGTCGCGGGCGTCGAGGCCCTCGACCACTTCGGGATCGACGCCTCCCGCCTCGCCGTGTTCACCTCCGTCCAGGTCGGCGTCTACGCCCTCGCGCAGATCCCCACGGGGCTCGCGATCGACCGCTTCGGCCCCCGCCGCGTCCTCGTCGCCGGGGCGCTCGCGATGGCGGTGGGGCAGGCCGTGCTGGCGCTCGTCGGGAACTACCCCCTGGCGGTCCTCGCGCGGGTCATCATCGGGGTCGCGGACGCGACGGCCTTCCTCTCCGTCATGCGGCTGCTCCCGGCGTGGATCCCGCCCCGCCAGGCCCCGCTGTTCACCCAGTTCACGGGCTCGCTCGGGTACGTGGGGCAGTTCATCTCGGCGGTGCCGTTCATGATGATGCTCGGGGTCACCGGGTGGACGCCGGCGTTCCTGTCCGTCGCGGGCGCGGCGGTGCTCGTCGCCGGGCTCGTGTGGCTCATCGTCCGCGACGGTCCCGGCCCGGTCCCCGGCGCGGCGGCGCGGTACCGCCGGGTCGTCCGCCCGAGCCCCGGGGAGAGCCTGCGGTCCCTGGGGGTGACGCTGCGCCGGGTCGTCCGGGAGCCGGCGTGCTGGACCGGGTTCTTCATCCACGGGTCGCTCATGGGGCAGCTGTCGTTCACGCTGGTGTGGGGTGTGCCGTTGATGACGTTGGGCATGGGGCTCAGCCCGGGGCAGGCGAGCGCCGTGCTCGTCGTCAACACGGTCGTCAGTGTCGCGGCGGGGCCGCTGCACGGGATGGTGTCGCTCCGGGCGGGGCGGCGGCGGCCGGTCGTCGCCCTCGTGTGCACCCTGGCCTCGGCGGTGGCGTGGGTGGTCTTCCTCGCGCCGGGTACGCCGCGGGGGCTGGCGGCGGTGGTCGTGCTCGCGGTCGTCGTCGCCGGCCTGGCCCCGGTGGCGAACACCGCCTTCGACGTCGTCCGGGAGAACGTCGACCGGGAGGTCACGGCGACGGGGACGGGCCTGGCGAACATGGGCGGGTTCTCGGCGGCGATGGTCGCGTTCCAGGGGGTGGGGCTCGTGCTCGACCGGGCCGCCGGCGGGGACACGTACACGTGGGGTGACTTCCGCGTGGGGTTCCTCGCGATGGGGGTCGTGTGGGCCGGCGGGTTCATCGGCCTGCTCGCGTTGACGGTGGTCATGCGGAGGCGGGGGCGGCGGGCCCGGGCGGCGCTCACACCGGTGCGCTGA
- a CDS encoding Nramp family divalent metal transporter, which yields MRLRNMASPRTGIAESSVRHAQATGAARGAGDRSGDGSGHRHPSVFRILGPGFVAAIAYVDPGNVAANLSAGARYGYLLLWVLVVANLMAAVVQYLSAKLGLVTDRSLTAVLAGHLPRPTRWMFWAQAEVIVAATDIAEVIGGAVALHLLFGTPLLLGGVIVGAVSVVLLLVQGGRTQRRFEAVIVAFLVVITLGFLSGLVVTGVDPAGMAAGLLPRFAGTDTVLLAASMLGATVMPHAVYLHSGLIRDRRFTPHGDAGMRHHLRATKWDVGLALLIAGTVNIAMLVLAAQALRGVDGTDTIDGAHRAVAEHLGTGVGVLFAVGLLASGLASTSVGCYAGDLVMKDLLRIRVPLVARRVVTLVPALVLLVSGVEPTRALVVSQVVLSTGLPFALVPLVILTARRTVMGRWVNPRSLTVVASVVCGVIVVLNIALIWLTLTGRG from the coding sequence ATGAGGTTGCGAAACATGGCGTCACCCAGAACTGGAATTGCGGAATCGTCCGTTCGACATGCGCAGGCCACCGGGGCCGCGCGCGGGGCCGGGGACCGGTCCGGGGACGGCTCCGGGCACCGGCACCCGTCCGTGTTCCGGATCCTCGGCCCGGGCTTCGTCGCGGCCATCGCCTACGTCGACCCCGGCAACGTCGCCGCCAACCTCTCCGCCGGGGCCCGGTACGGGTACCTCCTGCTGTGGGTGCTCGTCGTCGCGAACCTCATGGCCGCCGTCGTCCAGTACCTGTCCGCGAAGCTCGGCCTCGTCACCGACCGCAGCCTCACCGCCGTCCTCGCCGGCCACCTCCCCCGCCCCACCCGGTGGATGTTCTGGGCGCAGGCCGAGGTCATCGTCGCGGCGACCGACATCGCCGAGGTCATCGGCGGGGCGGTCGCCCTCCACCTCCTGTTCGGCACCCCGCTCCTCCTCGGGGGGGTCATCGTCGGCGCGGTGTCGGTCGTCCTCCTGCTCGTCCAGGGCGGGCGCACCCAACGGCGGTTCGAGGCCGTCATCGTCGCCTTCCTCGTCGTCATCACCCTCGGGTTCCTCTCCGGGCTCGTCGTCACGGGCGTCGACCCCGCCGGCATGGCCGCCGGGCTGCTCCCCCGCTTCGCCGGCACGGACACGGTCCTCCTCGCCGCGAGCATGCTCGGCGCGACCGTCATGCCCCACGCCGTGTACCTCCACTCCGGCCTCATCCGGGACCGGCGCTTCACCCCGCACGGGGACGCCGGGATGCGCCACCACCTCCGCGCGACGAAGTGGGACGTCGGCCTCGCCCTCCTCATCGCCGGGACCGTGAACATCGCGATGCTCGTCCTCGCCGCGCAGGCGCTGCGCGGGGTCGACGGGACGGACACCATCGACGGCGCCCACCGGGCGGTCGCCGAGCACCTCGGCACCGGCGTCGGCGTCCTCTTCGCCGTCGGCCTCCTCGCCTCCGGCCTCGCCTCGACGTCGGTCGGCTGCTACGCCGGCGACCTCGTCATGAAGGACCTGCTGCGGATCCGGGTCCCCCTCGTGGCCCGCCGGGTCGTCACGCTCGTGCCCGCGCTCGTGCTCCTCGTCTCCGGCGTCGAACCGACCCGGGCGCTCGTCGTGAGCCAGGTGGTGCTCAGCACCGGCCTGCCCTTCGCCCTCGTCCCCCTCGTCATCCTCACCGCCCGCCGGACGGTCATGGGGCGCTGGGTGAACCCCCGGTCCCTCACCGTCGTCGCGTCCGTGGTCTGCGGGGTCATCGTCGTCCTCAACATCGCCCTCATCTGGCTGACCCTCACCGGCCGGGGGTGA
- a CDS encoding FecCD family ABC transporter permease, which translates to MSGVHATAVLRRRARARVVALVVLVVLLVAGVGANLALGQYSMSLGEVWSALTAGPGVARTSGSSAAGVLWSVRAPRLVLGVLVGAALAVAGTLLQGLFGNPLAEPSVIGVTAGAGVGAAAAIVFGLSFAGTATVPLLAFAAGVVTTLLIYRLARVGGEVRVVTLILTGIAVNAVAGAAISFLVYLAPTASREQIIFWQMGSLNGARSNEVATVAVAVVVGVLGAVALARTLDVLSLGERAAFHAGVNVGVARIAVVGVSTLLAAAAVSFAGVIGFVGLIVPHILRQVTGPSNRWLVPLSALGGAVLVILADLVARILIAYADLPIGIFTALVGGPTFFVLLRRTLLKGGQP; encoded by the coding sequence GTGAGCGGCGTCCACGCGACCGCTGTCCTGCGCCGGCGGGCGCGGGCGCGCGTCGTCGCCCTGGTGGTGCTCGTCGTCCTGCTCGTCGCGGGGGTCGGCGCGAACCTCGCGCTCGGGCAGTACAGCATGTCGCTCGGTGAGGTGTGGTCGGCGCTCACGGCCGGCCCGGGGGTCGCCCGGACGTCCGGCTCGTCCGCGGCGGGGGTGCTGTGGTCGGTCCGGGCGCCGCGGCTCGTCCTCGGGGTGCTCGTCGGGGCGGCGCTCGCGGTCGCCGGGACGCTGCTCCAGGGCCTGTTCGGCAACCCGCTGGCGGAGCCGTCGGTCATCGGGGTCACCGCGGGCGCCGGTGTCGGCGCGGCGGCGGCGATCGTCTTCGGGCTGTCCTTCGCCGGCACGGCGACGGTGCCGCTGCTCGCCTTCGCCGCCGGGGTGGTCACGACCCTGCTCATCTACCGGCTGGCCCGCGTCGGCGGGGAGGTGCGCGTCGTGACCCTCATCCTCACCGGCATCGCGGTGAACGCGGTCGCGGGTGCGGCGATCTCCTTCCTCGTCTACCTCGCCCCGACGGCGTCGCGGGAGCAGATCATCTTCTGGCAGATGGGGTCGCTCAACGGGGCCCGGTCGAACGAGGTCGCGACCGTCGCCGTCGCCGTCGTCGTCGGGGTCCTCGGGGCGGTGGCCCTCGCCCGGACCCTCGACGTCCTGAGCCTCGGGGAGCGGGCGGCGTTCCACGCGGGTGTCAACGTCGGGGTCGCACGGATCGCCGTCGTCGGGGTCTCGACGCTGCTCGCCGCGGCCGCCGTGTCCTTCGCCGGGGTGATCGGGTTCGTCGGCCTCATCGTCCCGCACATCCTCCGGCAGGTCACGGGGCCGTCGAACCGGTGGCTCGTGCCGCTCAGCGCGCTCGGCGGTGCGGTCCTCGTCATCCTCGCGGACCTCGTCGCCCGCATCCTCATCGCGTACGCGGACCTGCCGATCGGGATCTTCACCGCCCTCGTCGGCGGTCCGACGTTCTTCGTCCTGCTGCGCAGGACCCTGCTCAAGGGAGGTCAGCCGTGA
- a CDS encoding heme oxygenase (biliverdin-producing) encodes MDTMHTTTPPVDQAEDTARPLSARLREETARAHEEAEHSVFMEQLLSGGRDRAAFVALQEQAYLFYSALEDAVRTLADDPRVAAVADPGLERAQVLAEDLRVLGGEVDATPSAATRRYIDELVRIRDGRDAPGAVAHHYVRYLGDLSGGQVIARRMGELYGVPAEGLGFYRFDGVDKIKPYRDRYRRILDGLAFTEEESADLVRQATVAFSLNQGVFGDLADATAGPGTTDTSA; translated from the coding sequence ATGGACACGATGCACACCACGACACCCCCGGTGGACCAGGCGGAGGACACCGCCCGCCCCCTCTCCGCCCGGCTCCGCGAGGAGACCGCCCGCGCCCACGAGGAGGCGGAGCACTCGGTCTTCATGGAGCAGCTGCTCTCCGGTGGACGGGACCGGGCCGCGTTCGTCGCGCTCCAGGAGCAGGCGTACCTGTTCTACTCCGCGCTCGAGGACGCCGTCCGCACGCTCGCGGACGACCCGCGGGTCGCGGCGGTCGCCGACCCCGGCCTCGAACGGGCGCAGGTGCTCGCGGAGGACCTGCGGGTGCTCGGCGGTGAGGTCGACGCCACGCCGTCGGCCGCGACGCGCCGCTACATCGACGAGCTCGTCCGCATCCGGGACGGGCGGGACGCGCCCGGCGCCGTCGCCCACCACTACGTCCGGTACCTCGGGGACCTCTCCGGCGGGCAGGTCATCGCCCGGCGTATGGGGGAGCTGTACGGGGTCCCGGCGGAGGGCCTCGGGTTCTACCGTTTCGACGGCGTGGACAAGATCAAGCCCTACCGCGACCGGTACCGCCGGATCCTCGACGGGCTGGCGTTCACGGAGGAGGAGAGCGCCGACCTCGTCCGGCAGGCGACGGTCGCGTTCTCCCTCAACCAGGGTGTCTTCGGGGACCTCGCCGACGCGACGGCCGGACCGGGGACGACGGACACCTCCGCGTGA
- a CDS encoding gamma-glutamyltransferase has translation MRSTPLRHALRTPGRTPGRETPGPRPAPARTLRTTAAVVVALLGSATLAACSDSPPDEPETSVPVAAPHGCSYDDAYNAVNAMTSDAIDPANFRADSTDPGAVAAVTNNPYATKAACDVLLAGGTAADAAVTAQYVLGLVEPQSSGPGGGALVTYLDGRTGDVTTYDGTVHAPSGEREDLRSVSTLQRAGVPQTDRVMHQLAHDHGSRPVPDLVAPAVRLARSGFTVSPRLADAAASRPDLFAEDAEGEFLTVGGRAPVAGDTVRNPAYADYLDAVAADGPGVTDVIEALLTSHGRGSRGGRDLVRDWRDDAARPLDAAPALCAPYAGHEVCGSPSTATGMMIVAEALQLLDHKHVARLTPDTAGDGPAVPRATAVHLISEAERIAFADGNTWMSDPGDNPDRSRAYLDSVVTNRGLLEDRSGDIRQKRTMDTPQPSPVEGEGEYEESTEEGTSQIVVRDARGDIADITTTLQQNFGAGIAGQGFFLNNSLDNFSRHAEAGEPNHRGPGLHPRTTMAPVIVVEGGVPRGTGHPEAIALGSPGGRGIPAYVIKSLVAVLEWGLPPDEAIRMPNFGAEGRDIVFMETGGDLDDADFRKVRDLLGDWGQDVNTGPRESGTAVVRVGRRGVHAGADPRRQGLALGAPLPAQQRP, from the coding sequence GTGCGCTCCACCCCTCTGCGCCACGCCCTCAGGACCCCAGGCCGGACGCCGGGCCGGGAGACCCCCGGCCCCCGACCGGCACCCGCCCGCACCCTCCGCACGACGGCGGCGGTCGTCGTCGCCCTCCTCGGGTCGGCGACCCTCGCAGCCTGCAGCGACAGCCCCCCGGACGAGCCCGAGACCTCCGTCCCCGTCGCCGCGCCCCACGGGTGCAGCTACGACGACGCCTACAACGCGGTGAACGCCATGACCTCGGACGCGATCGACCCGGCGAACTTCCGCGCCGACAGCACCGACCCCGGCGCGGTCGCCGCCGTCACGAACAACCCCTACGCGACGAAGGCCGCCTGCGACGTCCTCCTCGCCGGCGGCACCGCGGCCGACGCCGCCGTCACCGCGCAGTACGTGCTCGGGCTCGTCGAACCCCAGTCCTCCGGACCCGGCGGCGGCGCGCTCGTGACCTACCTCGACGGCCGCACCGGCGACGTCACCACCTACGACGGCACCGTCCACGCCCCGTCCGGGGAGCGGGAGGACCTGCGCAGCGTGTCGACCCTCCAGCGCGCCGGCGTGCCGCAGACCGACCGGGTGATGCACCAGCTCGCCCACGACCACGGCAGTCGCCCGGTGCCGGATCTCGTCGCCCCGGCGGTCCGCCTCGCCCGGTCCGGGTTCACGGTGAGCCCCCGGCTCGCGGACGCGGCGGCCTCCCGCCCCGACCTCTTCGCGGAGGACGCCGAGGGGGAGTTCCTCACCGTCGGGGGCCGTGCCCCCGTCGCCGGCGACACCGTCCGCAACCCCGCGTACGCGGACTACCTCGACGCCGTCGCCGCCGACGGCCCGGGTGTCACCGACGTCATCGAGGCGCTGCTCACCTCGCACGGCCGGGGCTCGCGCGGCGGCCGGGACCTCGTCCGGGACTGGAGGGACGACGCCGCCCGTCCCCTCGACGCCGCCCCCGCCCTGTGCGCCCCGTACGCGGGGCACGAGGTGTGCGGCTCCCCGTCGACGGCGACGGGCATGATGATCGTCGCCGAGGCCCTCCAACTGCTCGACCACAAGCACGTCGCCCGGCTCACCCCGGACACCGCCGGTGACGGCCCGGCCGTGCCCCGCGCGACGGCGGTGCACCTCATCAGTGAGGCCGAGCGCATCGCCTTCGCCGACGGCAACACGTGGATGTCCGACCCGGGGGACAACCCGGACCGGTCCCGGGCCTACCTGGACAGCGTCGTGACGAACCGCGGCCTCCTCGAGGACCGGTCGGGCGACATCCGCCAGAAGCGGACGATGGACACCCCGCAGCCGTCCCCGGTCGAGGGGGAGGGCGAGTACGAGGAGTCGACGGAGGAGGGCACGTCGCAGATCGTCGTCCGGGACGCGCGGGGCGACATCGCCGACATCACGACGACCCTCCAGCAGAACTTCGGCGCCGGTATCGCCGGCCAGGGGTTCTTCCTCAACAACTCGCTGGACAACTTCAGCCGCCACGCCGAGGCGGGCGAGCCCAACCACCGGGGCCCGGGGCTGCACCCGCGGACGACGATGGCGCCGGTCATCGTCGTCGAGGGCGGCGTGCCGCGCGGGACCGGGCACCCGGAGGCCATCGCGCTCGGCTCGCCGGGCGGCCGCGGGATCCCCGCGTACGTCATCAAGTCCCTCGTCGCGGTCCTCGAGTGGGGGCTGCCGCCGGACGAGGCCATCCGGATGCCGAACTTCGGCGCGGAGGGCCGCGACATCGTCTTCATGGAGACCGGCGGCGACCTCGACGACGCGGACTTCCGGAAGGTCCGTGACCTGCTCGGGGACTGGGGGCAGGACGTGAACACGGGCCCGCGGGAGAGCGGGACGGCCGTCGTGCGGGTCGGCCGCCGCGGCGTCCACGCGGGCGCGGACCCGCGCCGCCAGGGCCTCGCGCTGGGCGCGCCCCTCCCGGCGCAGCAGCGCCCCTGA
- a CDS encoding heme ABC transporter ATP-binding protein: MTGSVIDAVDVAVAVGGREILRGVSVSVAPGEVLGLIGPNGAGKSTLLSVLAGDLSPTRGRALLMGREYAAYSAREAARLRAVMLQNPAVSFAHLVRDVVEMGRSAHRRDREVDADVVDACLRQVDLLALQDREVTTLSGGERARVALARVMAQQASVVLLDEPTAAMDVGHQERTMRTVRGLAAGGVGVIIVLHDLNTAARYCDRLALLGDGGLAGVGSPDEICTEELLSAVYDWPVAVSRHDEADVEGTVVPQLWIRPRSAARPGAGSPPFG, translated from the coding sequence GTGACCGGGTCCGTCATCGACGCCGTCGACGTCGCCGTCGCCGTCGGCGGGCGGGAGATCCTCCGCGGGGTGAGCGTCAGCGTCGCGCCGGGCGAGGTGCTGGGGCTCATCGGCCCGAACGGGGCGGGGAAGTCGACGCTGCTGTCCGTGCTGGCCGGCGACCTCAGCCCGACGCGGGGGCGGGCGCTGCTCATGGGCCGGGAGTACGCGGCGTACTCGGCGCGGGAGGCCGCGCGGCTGCGCGCGGTGATGCTCCAGAACCCGGCGGTGTCCTTCGCCCACCTCGTGCGGGACGTCGTCGAGATGGGCCGGTCGGCGCACCGCCGGGACCGGGAGGTCGACGCGGACGTCGTCGACGCCTGCCTGCGGCAGGTGGACCTCCTCGCGCTCCAGGACCGGGAGGTGACGACGCTGTCCGGCGGTGAGCGGGCCCGCGTGGCCCTGGCCCGGGTGATGGCGCAGCAGGCGTCGGTCGTCCTCCTCGACGAGCCGACGGCGGCGATGGACGTCGGCCACCAGGAGCGCACGATGCGGACGGTCCGCGGGCTCGCCGCCGGGGGCGTCGGCGTCATCATCGTGCTCCACGACCTCAACACCGCCGCCCGGTACTGCGACCGGCTGGCGTTGCTCGGCGACGGCGGCCTGGCGGGCGTGGGGTCACCGGACGAGATCTGCACGGAGGAGCTCCTCAGCGCGGTCTACGACTGGCCGGTGGCCGTGTCCCGGCACGACGAGGCCGACGTGGAGGGGACCGTCGTCCCCCAGCTGTGGATCAGGCCCAGGTCGGCGGCGCGGCCCGGCGCCGGATCTCCACCTTTCGGTTGA